The sequence below is a genomic window from Ignavibacteriales bacterium.
CTGGGCTTTTACAGACCCGTCAACAAACTGTACCATTGAATGTATTATCGATTGAGGATGTATCACAACATCAATTTTTTCCGGCTTTAAACCGAACAACCATCGTGCCTCAATTACTTCCAGTCCTTTATTCATCATAGAAGCTGAATCAATGGTTATCTTATTCCCCATTTTCCAGTTAGGGTGATCGAGTGCTTCTTTTACCGTCACTTTTTCCAGTTCTGATTTTGTTTTATTCAGAAATGGTCCGCCGGATGCTGTAAGAATTATTTTTTCGACTTCATTTATATTCTCGCCTATAAGGCTCTGGTAAATCGCGCTGTGTTCAGAATCAACCGGGATTATTTCCGCATTATTATCTGCACATAATCGGGTTACTAATTCACCGGCAACAACAAGAGTTTCCTTATTTGCCAGGCAGATTCTTTTTCCGCGTTTGATGGCTTCAAGCGTTGGAATTAATCCGGCAAATCCAACCATTGCACCAATCAGTATATCGTAGTCAAAACTTTTTGCTACATCAATCAGACCCTGTTCGCCGCCAAGAACCTCACATTTGCCGCCAACTTTTTTTCTGAGTTCTGAAGCAAGATGTTCATCTTTAACAACAACTGCCGTTGGATGAAATTCTTCAATCTGAGGTTCAAGAAGATCTATCCTGGTGTTTACAGTCAGTGCGGAGATTTTGAATAGCGGGGGATAATTTCTGATCACGTTAAGTGCGTTTATCCCAATCGAACCTGTCGATCCTAATATTAATATTTTCTTCATTTAAGCAATTTTCAGTGGGCAAAAGTATGAATTAAAGCTGTCTTAATCAATGTATAATTAGCTGTTCTGCCTGCACTCTAAAATGATCCGCTTGTTTTCAGACACTTTTTTGATGTTCAGCTCACTTATTATCTGTAACTATTTTATTATTTTCATCAACCACTATTCACTTTCAAAGGAAGTCACATGAAAAAACTCAATCTCTTATTCCTTGTGCTGATTATTTCTTCACTCTTTAATATTGGATTTGCTTTGCCAAGATTTGCTTTAATGACGGGATCACAATGTATTGATTGCCATGTTAATCCCACAGGCGGAAACCTGCGAACGAACGGCGGCTGGGCTTACAGTAAAAACCAGATTGCCATGGTTTCACCTCGTGATGTCGATTTTAAAATGACAAACAGGCTTGGCGATAATATTCTTTTCGGTTTTGATTTCAGAACTCAATACCTTGTAAAGATGACAGACTCGACTAAACAAACCGACTTCCAGCGAATGACCGGATCAATTTATACAGGGGTTGAGTTATCTGAGGATATAAGCTTATCGGCAAGGTACGATTTTATCTGGAGTATATGGGAAGCGTATGCAACCGCATTCATACTCCCTGAAGACGGCTACATAAAAGTGGGATCTTTCACACCAAACTTTGGGATCAGAACTGATGATCATACATCTTACACAAGAGGCGGTGATCTCGGAGTACTATTTCAAACCGGCAGACCGCAGGGCTTAATCTATGAACCACGTTATGTGGAAACAGGAGTAGAGGTCGGGTTTAATTTTTCAAGGATGGTTTTGCTGACAGCAAGTGTTGGAAATAATCTTGCTCGATTCAACCAGCAGTTTGTTACTGATCCTGCATACACAGCATCGCTTCAAATTATGCCGCCCATCAGCGATAACCTCGGACTTTTTGTCGGAGGTTCATTTGTCAATTTCAAAAAGAATAATGCAACCTTTTCCGGGTTTGATGATGTTATGATGTACGGAGGTTTTGCAGGCATCGGTTCCGATTGTTTTTCCTTGATGGGTGAATTTTATCTCGCGAATAATTTTTACAGACCAGATTCGACTTCAAGTGCAATGATGGTTGAAGGTTCTTACAGAATAACAAAAGGTCTGGATGCGGTTGTAAGGTATGACCGTTTTGATTTAAATACTGATTCAGAAAAGAATGATGTGTCCAGATTAACCGTCGGGTTTGAGTTTATTCCATACAGCTTTATTGAGATACGTCCGCAATACCGCCTTCAGATGGAAGACCCGAAGATCGACAATGATTCATTTGTACTTCAGTTTCATCTATATTATTGATACTTCCGGATTGATTTCTTAAGGCTCGCCTGTGATTTTCCGGCGGAGCTTTAGCTTATTTTTGATTTCGCGCAATAATTGGCGTTTGACAATCAAATATATTTTTTGGTATTTTCCAAGTGAGAGTCAGGTACATCATAATAAATAATTTATTTAACATACAAACAGGAGTCAGTATGATAAAAAAACTTGAATACGGTTGTTCATCACCGGGCATTATTGCCTTATTTGTAGTAGCAGCTCTCATCATTTATTTTGTTTAGAGAGATGTTTCTTCTGTTCTAAATCTTTTCTCATAGTATTTATAGAGGGAACCCTGTTTAAGGGTTCCCTCACTTACACCTTCACTGAACTTTACTTTCAAAAAATTTCCTGTACAGAATTAGAACTAATTTCTTTAAGTTTGCCGGAAATCTTTATCTGACTTTGTACATATTCTTGTCGAAAGGAATTTTATGGATAGCAGCACTGAAGTAAAAAAATCGGGCTTCAAATCATTTTCAAAAAATTACTGGATCGTCATAATGATGGAGTTCTTTGAAAGGGGCTCTTATTATGGAATGATGAGTATACTTTCGGTGTATATGACAGATCAGCTTGAATATACTAAAGAAAGTGTAGGTGTTATTAAAAGTACCATCCAACCTTTGCTTTACATACTACCTATCCTTTCGGGTGCAATCGGTGACCGGTTCGGATATAAAAGAACTTTAACATTCGCCTTCATATTTCTTGGACTCGGTTATTTCCTTACGAGCCAGACGACAGAGTATGCTATGGTATTTGCAAGTCTGGTGATAATGGGAATCGGTGCCGGCGCATTTAAACCAATGATTTCAGGAACGATTGCCAGAGAGACTAACGAAACTAACAGTACACTTGGTTTCGGAATATTTTATTGGTCGATCAACCTCGGTGCATTCTTATTCCCTTTGATCCTTGTGCCTTACATAAAAAGCACATTTGGTTGGCAATATGTTATGATGGCTTCAGCAATAGCAACAGCATCAATGCTTATCCCAACTTTCCTTGTTTATAAAGAACCTAAAAAACCTGCCAGTACCAAAACTTTTGCCGAAGTGTTAAAAGGTGCTGTCTTGGTTTTAACGGATGTTAAGTTCATTGGACTAATAGTTATCTATTCAGGATTCTGGATTTTATACTTCCAGATGTTTGATTCTGTTTTGTGGTATGTTCAAAAATATGTTGATGCAACTTCACTCAATATCTTTGTTAATGGAGTTCTGGGTGGTGTTGGAATCAATATAGACTGGAAATTTGATGTTGAACATGTTACAGTAATAAATGCGGGAACGATAATCCTGCTGCAGATACTTGTCTCCAACATAGTAAAAAATACAAAGGCGCTTCCAACTATGATTTCGGGTATAGCGATGGGGACTCTTGGTATGGCAATACTTGCAATCAATACAAACATATGGGTGTTTATGCTTGGCATAACGATCTTCTCGATCGGTGAAATGACCGCGCACCCGAAGTTCATTAGTTATGTTGGTTTAATTGCACCCGAAGATAAAAAAGCACTATACCTTGGATACTCGTTCCTGTACGGTGTGCTTGGCAGTTTTATCGGTGGCATTCTCGGTGCTAATCTTTACGTTCACTTTGTTGATAATTTAAATCAGCCTTCAACACTGTGGATTATATTCAGTTTGATTGGTGTAGTGACAATAATCGGATTACTGCTTTATAATAAATTTATCGCTTCAAAAACTGCTAAAGTATAATGATGAAAAATTATTTGTTCGTTTTGCTCGTAATTGCCTGCGGATCTCTGTTTGCACAGAGCGCTCCTCAACAAAAGCTAATGGCTGTTACAATTGATGACTTGCTGATCAATGGTCCTGACAAAGATGTTTCTGTGATTGAAAATATAACCATCAAATTATTAAGCAAACTTCGCTCAGAAAATATTGAAGCAGTCGGATTTGTCAACGAAGAAAAACTCTATACAAATAATGAAACCGAAAAGAGAACTGCACTATTAAAAATGTGGCTTGAATACGGGATGGATCTTGGTAATCACACATTTTCTCATGTTTCCATGCACGATGTATCTTTAAAAGAATATGAAGAAAATTTTCTGAAGGGTGAAGTTGTAACCAAAAAACTTTTGTCGGGCGAAGGTAAATCAATAAGATACTTTCGTCACCCCTATTTAAGAACAGGCGAATCAATTGAAACAAAGAAGCAGTTTGATAATTTTTTAGCGGATCGCGGCTATACAATTGCGCCTGTTACAATTGAAAATTCGGACTGGTATTTTGCTAACGTTTACAGACGTGCAATTGCTAATTCCGATTCAGCTACAATGAAGGTTGTCGCTGAAGCTTATCTTAATTTTACTAAGGATGTAATTGAGTACGGCGAGCTGCTTTCGGAAAAATTATTCGGACGACAGATCAAACATGTGTTCCTTATTCATGCCAATGAAATAAACGCAGATTATTTTGCTAAAATCATTACGATTATTAAAAGTTATCAATACGGATTTACAACGCTTGAGGATGCCTTAAGTGATAAAGCCTATGAACTGCCGGATAACTTTACCGGAAAATACGGACCGATTTGGACGCAAAGGTGGGCACTCGATAAAGGGTTAAATGAAATTATAAAACTTGAACCCCGGATTCCGGATAAAGTCCGGGAGTTGTACGATACTTATAAATAATTTTATTTCATTCTGGCGCTTTACAAAATTAAATAGTATTTATAGTTCAGATTGATTCAGAAATTATTCCAATTACACATGAAGTTCAGAATACAAAACCGGATTTATTTGTTCTTCATATTCTTATCATTTTTTCTGCTTTCATTAATTGCTTTCACTACTCCCGAAAAAATCACAACATCTGAAGAAGGCTGTACAATAGGGGTTGTTTCCGGAAGAGCAACACCCGATGGAAGACCATTGTTGTGGAAAGTCCGTGACAATTCCGATATGCCGAATAATAACCTTGTTTACAATTCATCCTGTGCATATAAATTTATCGCGGTTGTTAATAACGGCGATAGTGTCGTATGGATGGGTGTAAATGAGAAAGGTCTTGCAATTGTAAACTCAACCGCTTACGATCTACCGGGAACTAACTCAGGTTTTTCAAACGGTTCACTAATGTATTATGCCCTCGGTTATTTGTCCTCTGTTGAACAGTTTGAAAATCTGCTGGAGCGGACAAATCAAACAGGAAGAAAGACCCGCGCAAACTTTGCATTGATAGATGCATCCGGAGCCGCAGCTATTTTTGAAACTGCCGGTACACAATTCAAAAAATTTGACGCGAATGATTTAACTCAAAGTCCCGACGGATTTGTAATAAGAACTAACTTTGCATTTTCAGGTGGAGGAACAACCGGAACCGACAGGTACAAAAGAACCGTTGAGTTAATCAGTTCGTTAAAAAAGGATAATGCTCTTTCATATGAATCAATTATTAAAAATCACTTCAGAGATTTTTCAAATGAATTAAGTGTGCCCGTCGAGCTGCCTTATAAAAACCGTTGGTACAACAGCAAACCATTCGGATATATAAACTCCAACTTCAGTGTCTGCAGAAAAATTTCCCTTTCAGCTTCTGTGTTTCATGGGGTTAAGAGTAATGAGCCTCCTGCTCTGACAACAATGTGGACTTCACTTGGAAATCCATCATCAACAGTAGCACTGCCATATTGGGTGGTTGGCGAAACACCTGAATTGACAAGAGGTGAATTGATCTCCCCGATGTACAAAACATCCGAAGCGATTAAATCTTATTTGTATGATGATGCTGTCAACAAATCATATTTTGACAGCTACAAATTGGTAGATGAATCCGGCTACGGCATCACAGGTGAGATAAAAAGGTTTGAAGAATCCATTCTGCGCACCACAGACAACGAATTAAATAATATTCGTGAAAGACATCATTCAATCAACAGACTTTTAAGAATCGAAAACGAATTATGTGCTTCCGGATACAGATTCCTACAGGAAATTAAATCTACTTTGAACAATCTTATATCACTCGAAGTATTGAATGAAAAATCATGGGAAACTATAAGAGACATTTCTTTTGAAGATGACAACATTATCCAATTAGTTTCTGCGGGCAGGAATGGAATGATTGATGACCCCGTAATTAACGGAGGTGATGTAGCTGTGGGTATGCCGGGCAATGACGATTACCTTATCGGGGAAAATCACACACTCGGTGAAAATGATGATGATCACGGCAGGTTTTATCTGAGGAAAATGTTGTGGAAGAACATCCATGGTTTGCCTTCGGCGGGAGAAAAAATTTATCTCAGGATTTTTAACAGCAATGATTTGAATTCTGCTCTATACTATGGTAACTCCGGTTTATATGAAATTACTTCTTCATCAAAACAAAAATTCAACCCTGAAATATTGGAAGTGATAAAACTAAGACCGAAAGAAACAACACCGGAAATTGCGGGTTCAGAATATTTACAATTTTCATTAAGTGATAATTTTCCAAATCCATTTAATCCATCCACGGTTATAAATTACTCCCTGCCTGTTGATTCTGATGTAAGATTAGAAGTCTTTAACTTGATCGGTGAATCGGTAACAGTTTTGGAAAATACATTTAAAAACTCCGGATCATATTCTGTCAGCTTTAACGCTTCAGGTTATTCTTCCGGTATTTATTATTACAGGTTAACTGCCGGTACTTATACTGCCATAAAGAAAATGCTACTAATAAAATGAGGTTATACATGAAAGTTTCGTTATGCTTTCTGTTTTTCTTTCTGATCATACTACCGCAAAAGAATTTTGCCCAGGATAATTCAAACCCTGATGTTCCATATGAAATGAAAACTTATTATATGGCATTTCTTAAAAAAGGTCCGAACAGAAACCAGGACTCGACAGAAACACAACAAATTCAGAAAGCACATCTGCAGCACATAAATAAAATGGTTGAAGATAAGAAGGTTATTATAGCAGGTCCGTTTTTAGATGATGGTGATATACGGGGCATTTTAATTTTTAATGTTGAAACAATTGAAGAAGCAATCGCTCTTACCGAAGCGGACCCGGCAGTAAAAGCAGGCAGATTAATAATGGAGGTTCGTCCCTGGTGGGGAGCGAAAGGAAGCTGCCTTGAGTAATGGCATTTTAAAAAACCCCGGCAAGTTAATCGGGGTTTTAGAGATTGATTATTTAAGAACTGTCATTTTGTTGTTTTGAACAAAGTCATTAACCCGTAGTGAGTATATGTACACACCACTTGGAAGGTTTGCCGCATTGAAGTTCACGGAATAATAACCTTCGGATGTTATTTCATCAACAAGTGTTTCAACTTCAGCACCAAGCAAATCATAAATTTTCAATTGAACAAAACCAGTTTGGGGAATCTGGTAGTTAATTGTTGTCGTTGGATTGAATGGGTTGGGATAGTTCTGATAAAGCTCAAAATTATAAATAAAATATTGTTCATCATTTATGCCTACAGGGTAAGTAGTATCACCGTACACTTTGTTATTAATTAAACATCCAGTCGTAAGAGTTAATGGATTGCCCCAAGGAAAATCAATCATACTTAACATCCCAACTTCATCTGTCCAGAATTGATAAAACTCTGTTAGACCACCATTATTTATGTGCAGTTTTTTTATAGTAAAAGTTGTGTCAAAAACTGGAGCCTGGTATGCATCAACAACCGCTACAACAGAAGTGGAGACTTGTGATAAGGGGAAAGAAAAAGTATCTCCAACAACACAATTTTTTTTATAATAAGGAATATCGCCATCGTTGTATGGATAATTTTCGGAATATCTATAGTAAAGGCTGTCACTTTCACTATATCTTGAATATGAAAATACTTCTGAATCATTATATAAACGAATCTTATAGTAGTTTTTATTATTGATAATAACATTAGAGTCAACTATAGTTGTTCGTATTAAACTATCCCATTCAGTATTTTCCCAAATCCACACGTTTCCCTTATCAAGCGGAAGAAAATTCTGCGCATAAATATTATTGTTCGAGAAGAAAAAATTTATTAATACCAAAAAAATTACTATTACAAGTTTCATAGATACACCATATTTTTATTTTGACAATTAATTTTTATGGCTAGGTTAGCAAATTTTGTGTGGTCACCAGATTTGGGGAGGGTTCCAAAACCTAAACGATGAATTGAGTAAATGAGTGTATTAGAAAGATAAATTCGAGTGTTTATAGTGGCCAAAATCATAAAACTCAAAATGCGCTATTATTAAAAAGTTGGGGAAAATGGTGTTGGTTTTTGTGCTGCCCAACGCCCGAAATTTTCCCCCAATTATTTATTAGAATTAACTCTGGTTCAAACGTAGTTTTAAATTATGCGGGTGTCAAGTTATTAATTTAATTTGTCCTGGGTATAATAGTTAACTATAAATTGCAAATAAAAATCATGTTAAGTCGCAATCTTAAATCGTCAATCTAAATTCACTAGTACTCTCCCTGTTATTCCGCCTTTCAAAATAATATCAATCTTATCACTTAATTGATCAAGTGAACATTCTTCGTACATCATTTCTAATGTTGATGGTTTCCAATCTGCAGCGAGTTTTTCCCAGACTTTTAATCTTGTATCCATTAAAGTTTCTGCGGAATTAATTCCAAGCAGGTTAACGCCTCTAAGAATAAACGGAAAGACTGTTGTATTAAGTTCAAAAGATTTTGCATTACCGCATGATGCAACAGAGCAACCCATTTCAGTCTGTGCAAGAACGGTTGATAAAATATTTCCACCTACAGTCTCAACTACACCAGCCCACTGTCTTGTAAGCAGGGGTTTTTTCTTTTCATCATCAACTTCACTTCTATTAATTATTCTCGCTGCGCCTAATTTCTTTAAATACAATTCGGAATCTTTTTTTCCTGTTGCGGCAACAACGTTATAACTTGCATTTGAAAGTATTGCAACAGCCATTGAACCTACTCCGCCTGATGCCCCGGTTACCAGAACTTCACCGTTTTCTTTTTTTAAACCTGCGTGTTCAAGTTTCAGAAGAGAAAGTCCGGCAGTGAATCCTGCTGTTCCGTAAATCATACTTTCTTTGAGTGTCAATCCTGATGGTAGTTTAACGACCCAGGCTTCGGGCACGCGGATGTATTCACCAAACCCGCCCGAGGTATTCATTCCTAAATCATAACCGGTCACAAGGACTTCCTCACCCAATTTAAATTTGCCGGATGAAGATTCAGCAACGATCCCGGCAGCATCAATTCCCGGCGTGTGTGGATATTTTCTTGTAACTCCTTTGTTGCCAGAGGCAGATAATGCATCCTTATAATTGAGTGATGAAAATTTTACTTTAATCAGCACTTCGCCTCCGGGCAGATCATTAATCTTTTTATCACCGATTGTCCTGACAAATTTTCCGTTCTCTTCTGTGACAATCATTGCTTTGAATTTATCGGGGATCATTTTTTCTCCTGATTAACTTTTTTACCAAACTTTTCTGAAATACTTTTCGCCGCAATCCATGCTGTCGTCCACGCTGCCTGAAAATTGAATCCACCTGTAACTGCGTCTATGTTTAAAACTTCACCGGCGAAAAATAAATTTTTTACGAGTTTACTTTCCATCGATTTGAAATTAACCTCTTTCAGATCTACACCGCCGGCAGTTACAAATTCTTCTTTGAAAGTACTTTTACCATCTACAAACAATTTTGTGGATTTAAAAATTTCCGAAAGCGTGTTCATTTCTTTCCGGCTAATACTGCCCCATTGTTTATTAAGGTCTATTTCAGCCTTATCAATAATATTATCCAACAATCTTCTTGGAATGTTGAACAACGCTGTCTTTGAAATCATTTTATTTTTTTCTTTTTCCGAATGTTGTTTAAGAAGACTTATGATTTCATCCCGGCTTAAACCCGGAACCCAATCCACAACAATGAAATTCTTATAATTAACTTCGGATAATTCCCTCGCCGCGAACGCAGATAACTTTAGGACCGCCGGACCGCTTAATCCCCAATGAGTTATTAGCAAGGGACCGGAAATACTTTTAGAAAATCCGTTTAATTTTATCACAACATTTTCAACGCTGACTCCAGAAAGACCTTTTAACAAATTATCTTTTACATTAAATGTAAATAATGAGGGAACTGGTTCAATTATTCTATGACCTGTTTGGGCTAAACAACCCCACATCGATTTATTGCTGCCGGAAGTTAAAACTATTTTTTTTGCTGTGAATTTATCTCCCGCTTTTGCCTGAACAACAAAATCATCTTTCTCCTTAGAGAAACCGGTGACAGATGCGCGCTTCATTATTTCGATTTTATGTTTTGATGAAAGCGCTATGAAACAATTTATAATTGTCTGAGAATCATTGGTAACCGGAAAAATTCTGCCGTCACTTTCAGTCTTTAACTTCACGCCGCGTTTTTCAAACCAATGAACAGTGTCTCCCGTACTGAACGTATGGAAAGGTCCGATCAGTTCTTTTCCTCCCCTCGGATAATTCGAGATTAACTCCCGGATATCAAAGCAAGAGTTGGTGACATTGCATCTTCCTCCGCCTGAAATTTTTACTTTTGACAGAAGGTGAATATCTTTTTCAAGAATTAAAATTTTTAAATCTTCAGATCTTTCAGCAATATTGATCGCCGTAAAGAAACCAGCGGCACCTCCACCGATAATTATTACATCATAAATATGCTGGTTCATTTTTTTTCAGTTCATTTAAAAATTTTAATTACACATTCCTAACTTATCAAATGTTGGATTAAATTAGTGCCATTAAATTTCATAAGTAATAATGATAAACTTTTCAGAAAATATTGTGCTTGAAAACCGGAATGTCCTGCTCAGACCTACTGTTGAGAAGGATCTTGATTCACTTAAACTGATTTCAACTGATAATGATATCTGGAAATACACGACTAACATGCTTACAAATGAAGTTGAACTCAAACAATTTATAAATTCGGCGATTGATGAAAGAAATAACAGGAACAGGTACACATTCATTATCTTTGACAAGAAAATCGGTGAAGCTGCCGGCAGCACTGCTTATGGAAATATTTCAACAGGTGATAAGAGATTGGAAATCGGCTGGACTTGGCTCGGCATAAAGTTCCAGGGAACTGGTTTGAATAAGAATGTAAAGTTTCTGATGTTGCAATACGCTTTTGAAAAGCTTGGATGTGAAAGGGTAGAATTTAAAACCGATGTTCTGAATTTACAATCACGCAAGGCATTGTTGAATATAGGCGCTGTTGAAGAAGGGATTCTCCGCAGTCATACACAAATGCACAGCAGCAGAAGACGCGATACCATTTACTTCAGCATACTTAAAAACGAATGGGAAAAGTTAAAGAACACCACATTCGACAGTTTTAACAACAACTAAATAATTTTTTTGATTAGAAAGTTTATTATGACAAAAGATGAATCAATACGTTTATATCTTGAAGGTTATCACAAGCTGAAAGGATGTCTTGATGAACTTCCTTCTGAAATGTGGGACTTCAAACCGTCACCCGATAAATGGAGCGTGCGTGAAATAGTAATTCACATAATGGACAGCGAAATAAATGCTTATGTGCGATGCAGAAAAATAATTGCCGAAACCGGCTCAACAATCACCACTTATGACCAGGACAAATGGGCACAGGCTTTAAATTATAAGGATCACAATATTGACATCGCTGTTGAAGTTTTTAAATTTTTGCGAATGATTACACATGACTTGCTCATGATTTTACCGGACTCAACCTGGGAAAATTTTATAATTCATCCTGAAAGAGGAAAAATAAAACTTACGGATTGGTTAAAAGAATATATCGTTCATATAAATAAGCACTGCGGGCAAATGCAGAGAAATTTAGATGAATGGCAAAAACAAAATAAGTCTTAAAATATTATTGCGGAGAAATAATGGATCATAGTCATCGACCTTCATGGGATGAATACTTTTTAAAACTTGCAATGCTGGCTTCCGAAAGATCGACCTGTCCGCGAATGCACTGCGGCTGTGTGCTTGTAAAGGACAGGTTTGTACTCGCTACCGGGTATAACGGTTCAATCCCCGGTTTACCGCATTGTGAAGATGTTGGATGTTTGATTGTTGAAAATCACTGTGTACGTACAAACCATGCGGAAATAAATGCTCTTGTTCAGGCGGCAATTCACGGTATTAATATCAAAGGTTCAACAGCTTATATCACAAATATGTCCTGCACTACATGTGCCAAAGCATTAATTGCTGCAGGAATAATGCGCGTGGTTGTCTTTTCTGATTTTCATGACACACTTGCTACACAGTTTTATACTGATGCTAAAGTAGAAATTGTAAAACTCCCCATGCCTGACAGGCTTATCCAGTATAATCTGGAAAGTTATACTTCTGCAAAGAAGACTGAGAAATCAAAATAATAATTAATTGGAAGACCGGGATTCTCTGCTGCAAGTGTAATGTCTTATTTATAATTATTTACACCCGCAATGTGTTAAGACCGTTCAACACATTAACTATCTCCGGCATCAATCATAATAATAGTTTTCCTCAGCTTGAATTGCTGATATTGAAAATCGGAACTGAATAAGTATCTTTGAACAGTCTTATTGTACGAAAATTTTTTTCACACCCGATATTACATTTGTTAAGATATTTTTGATTTTGTTCAGATTAAACCTTTAAAAGTACTCTGACGTTTTTAATGACTGCTCCTATCTTAAATACAAAACTTTTTAAGCCGGCTGCCGGACCTCAGACGATTATACGCAAACGTCTCAATGACAGGCTTAATGCGGGGCTTAAATCTAAAGTGATACTTATCTCAGCTCCTGCCGGTTTTGGCAAAACAACATTAATCAGCACATGGATAGATCAGTTAAACTCAAACGTGGGATGGGTATCGCTGGATATTGCAGATAATGACCCGAACAGGTTTTTGACCTATTGCCTTGCTTCACTCCAGACCGCTGACAATGAGCTTGGTAAAACAACTATGTCACTGCTTCAGTCGCCGCAAAGTTCCTCGGTTGAATTAATTATTACCAACCTGATAAACGACATAACATCAACACTCAATGAAACCATTCTTGTTCTCGATGAT
It includes:
- a CDS encoding cytidine/deoxycytidylate deaminase family protein, whose translation is MDHSHRPSWDEYFLKLAMLASERSTCPRMHCGCVLVKDRFVLATGYNGSIPGLPHCEDVGCLIVENHCVRTNHAEINALVQAAIHGINIKGSTAYITNMSCTTCAKALIAAGIMRVVVFSDFHDTLATQFYTDAKVEIVKLPMPDRLIQYNLESYTSAKKTEKSK
- a CDS encoding DinB family protein; the protein is MTKDESIRLYLEGYHKLKGCLDELPSEMWDFKPSPDKWSVREIVIHIMDSEINAYVRCRKIIAETGSTITTYDQDKWAQALNYKDHNIDIAVEVFKFLRMITHDLLMILPDSTWENFIIHPERGKIKLTDWLKEYIVHINKHCGQMQRNLDEWQKQNKS
- a CDS encoding GNAT family N-acetyltransferase encodes the protein MINFSENIVLENRNVLLRPTVEKDLDSLKLISTDNDIWKYTTNMLTNEVELKQFINSAIDERNNRNRYTFIIFDKKIGEAAGSTAYGNISTGDKRLEIGWTWLGIKFQGTGLNKNVKFLMLQYAFEKLGCERVEFKTDVLNLQSRKALLNIGAVEEGILRSHTQMHSSRRRDTIYFSILKNEWEKLKNTTFDSFNNN
- a CDS encoding NAD(P)/FAD-dependent oxidoreductase codes for the protein MNQHIYDVIIIGGGAAGFFTAINIAERSEDLKILILEKDIHLLSKVKISGGGRCNVTNSCFDIRELISNYPRGGKELIGPFHTFSTGDTVHWFEKRGVKLKTESDGRIFPVTNDSQTIINCFIALSSKHKIEIMKRASVTGFSKEKDDFVVQAKAGDKFTAKKIVLTSGSNKSMWGCLAQTGHRIIEPVPSLFTFNVKDNLLKGLSGVSVENVVIKLNGFSKSISGPLLITHWGLSGPAVLKLSAFAARELSEVNYKNFIVVDWVPGLSRDEIISLLKQHSEKEKNKMISKTALFNIPRRLLDNIIDKAEIDLNKQWGSISRKEMNTLSEIFKSTKLFVDGKSTFKEEFVTAGGVDLKEVNFKSMESKLVKNLFFAGEVLNIDAVTGGFNFQAAWTTAWIAAKSISEKFGKKVNQEKK